One genomic window of Bactrocera dorsalis isolate Fly_Bdor chromosome 4, ASM2337382v1, whole genome shotgun sequence includes the following:
- the LOC105223236 gene encoding neprilysin-4 yields the protein MRAGLIVFLLLHLILSLLSYADAARSMNRQQLKTIERYMDPSADPCDDYYQYACGNWQHVHADAEYYETIGLIDYKVDQEYALLLNSIRRRRRLRQEHAFVRKLLDYYKSCLTVYEYTPQLYLDWLQEHEHLAWPTVLPSRAAKRRGKILRYDWLHMLAVLRKYGMNSVFIEETVIQRRDYARASAIDLDKPVLNGGFQPMPHKGFLLIMEYLGVTNEERKNKLWDDLHEFEAKLKSLDFVEDTTEEGQESAAAQRETTLAELNMPFLTRYLDILLEKPVDPYMKLTIQNLPYMRLLLTVLDEHEPEFICRYLMLRFLWYLNIDGPRNFLKGDCVSHTRSMMPLAMTWLYERHNPELIDEKSHIEALFQKLLQHFTQTLHSNANQFDGHILRFLQDKIDTMRIKVGNLPRPATSRLVEEFYADLQIEANDFYGNHLRLLQHYTRAKHNRLNELLAQDDSFFHLEDPETGASSSPYYLLRSNVVIVPLTLLHTPIYHPQMHEIFKYSSLGFLLSHEITHGFDDSGVEFDKRGNMRGPSDRIKSNHRFDSNLSCLRLRNPQIVDEKIADVSGLRWAYEAYFQGNQSNPNANVRPLHFTSLSPEHVFFLNFAQFFCGSPVTSSRDLEFSEHGSDKERVLDALANFAEFGRVYDCQVGSRMHPPRKCQLWR from the coding sequence ATGCGCGCCGGTCTCATTGTCTTCCTGCTGTTGCACCTAATTCTGTCGCTGCTCAGCTACGCCGACGCGGCGCGTAGCATGAATCGGCAGCAGTTGAAGACTATCGAACGGTATATGGATCCGAGCGCGGACCCCTGCGATGACTACTACCAGTATGCGTGTGGCAATTGGCAGCATGTGCACGCGGACGCGGAGTATTACGAAACAATCGGTCTCATCGACTACAAAGTGGATCAGGAATATGCGCTATTATTGAATAGTATACGTCGGCGTCGGCGTTTGCGGCAGGAACACGCTTTCGTGCGCAAGCTGCTCGACTACTACAAGTCCTGTCTGACAGTGTACGAATACACGCCGCAGCTGTATCTCGATTGGTTGCAGGAACACGAGCATTTGGCATGGCCGACAGTTTTGCCTAGTCGTGCCGCGAAGCGACGTGGAAAAATCCTTCGCTACGATTGGTTGCATATGCTGGCTGTGCTGCGCAAATATGGCATGAATTCTGTTTTCATCGAGGAGACGGTTATACAGCGACGGGACTATGCGCGTGCTTCGGCCATTGATTTGGACAAACCTGTGCTAAATGGTGGCTTTCAGCCAATGCCACATAAGGGCTTTCTGCTGATTATGGAATATTTGGGTGTGACGAATGAGGAGCGTAAGAACAAACTGTGGGATGATTTGCATGAGTTCGAAGCGAAGTTAAAGAGTTTGGATTTTGTGGAGGACACAACGGAAGAAGGCCAAGAGAGCGCGGCAGCTCAGCGCGAAACTACATTGGCAGAGCTGAACATGCCATTTCTGACGCGCTACTTGGATATCTTGCTGGAGAAGCCGGTGGATCCTTACATGAAACTGACCATACAAAATTTGCCATATATGCGCCTGCTGCTAACCGTATTGGACGAGCATGAACCCGAGTTCATATGCCGCTATTTGATGCTGCGCTTTCTCTGGTATCTGAATATCGATGGACCGCGCAACTTTCTTAAAGGCGACTGCGTCTCGCATACACGCAGTATGATGCCGTTGGCTATGACATGGCTCTACGAACGCCACAATCCCGAACTCATCGATGAAAAGTCACATATTGAAGCgctttttcaaaagttattgcAACATTTTACACAAACACTGCACAGCAACGCCAATCAATTTGATGGACACATCTTACGTTTCTTGCAGGACAAAATCGATACGATGCGCATTAAGGTCGGCAACCTGCCACGCCCGGCCACTAGTCGATTAGTCGAGGAATTCTACGCTGACTTGCAAATTGAAGCCAATGACTTCTACGGCAATCATTTGCGCCTACTGCAACACTACACACGCGCCAAGCACAACCGCTTAAATGAGCTACTTGCACAGGATGACTCCTTCTTTCACCTCGAGGATCCCGAAACGGGCGCCAGCTCTTCGCCATACTATCTGCTGCGCTCCAATGTGGTTATTGTGCCTTTGACGCTGCTACACACGCCCATCTATCATCCACAAATGCACGAGATCTTCAAATACAGTTCGTTGGGTTTCCTGTTGTCGCACGAGATCACGCACGGCTTCGATGACAGCGGCGTTGAGTTCGACAAACGCGGCAATATGCGTGGCCCCTCCGATCGCATCAAATCGAATCACAGATTCGATTCGAATCTGAGCTGTTTACGCTTACGAAATCCACAAATTGTCGATGAAAAGATAGCCGATGTCAGCGGTCTGCGCTGGGCGTACGAGGCGTACTTTCAGGGCAATCAAAGCAATCCCAATGCAAATGTGCGTCCACTGCATTTCACAAGCCTCTCACCGGAGCATGTTTTCTTTCTCAATTTCGCACAGTTCTTCTGCGGCTCTCCCGTCACCAGCTCGCGGGACCTAGAGTTCAGTGAGCATGGCTCGGATAAAGAGCGCGTCTTGGATGCGCTTGCGAATTTCGCCGAGTTCGGACGCGTGTATGACTGCCAGGTAGGCAGTCGCATGCATCCACCGCGAAAATGCCAACTTTGGAGGTAG